A genomic window from Populus nigra chromosome 7, ddPopNigr1.1, whole genome shotgun sequence includes:
- the LOC133698882 gene encoding transcription factor MYB20-like encodes MGRQPCCDKVGLKKGPWTSDEDKKLINFILANGQCCWRAVPKLAGLLRCGKSCRLRWTNYLRPDLKRGLLSEYEEKVVIDLHAQLGNRWSKIASHLPGRTDNEIKNHWNTHIKKKLRKMGIDPLTHKPLSTIETPPPPSPPQQEVQVQNSIQELEQQAGRQSSSTNDISELGQNNEPETSLQSARTQDEENNIGSTYDTMERMNGFCIDEVPLIEPHEMLVPGGPSPSSTSTSSSTSASSSSSSSSYGSNNILDELLLPDFEWPINNVDIGLWDDDLSSWDLLISDVDSGRKQATMFDPFLNQCPRTVLDQDYWTYGLM; translated from the exons ATGGGAAGGCAGCCGTGTTGTGACAAAGTTGGATTGAAGAAAGGCCCTTGGACCTCTGATGAGGATAAGAAACTCATTAACTTCATCCTCGCTAACGGCCAATGTTGCTGGAGAGCTGTTCCTAAGCTTGCAG GATTGTTAAGGTGTGGGAAGAGTTGCAGGCTGAGATGGACAAACTATCTCAGGCCAGATTTGAAGAGAGGTCTTTTATCAGAATATGAAGAGAAAGTGGTCATTGATCTTCATGCTCAACTTGGCAACAG ATGGTCTAAGATTGCATCACATCTACCTGGAAGAACTGATAATGAAATCAAGAACCATTGGAATACTCATATCAAGAAGAAGCTAAGGAAGATGGGAATTGATCCTCTCACTCACAAGCCACTCTCTACTATTGAAACACCTCCTCCACCGTCACCACCACAGCAAGAAGTTCAAGTGCAGAATAGTATACAAGAACTAGAGCAGCAAGCTGGACGACAGTCTAGCTCCACCAATGACATATCTGAACTGGGCCAAAATAATGAACCTGAGACATCATTACAATCAGCTAGAACTCAAGATGAAGAGAATAACATTGGTAGCACATATGACACTATGGAGCGAATGAATGGTTTTTGCATAGATGAAGTTCCACTAATTGAACCCCATGAAATGTTAGTCCCTGGTGGACCTTCTCCTTCATCAACCTCAACCTCTTCATCAACatcagcatcatcatcatcatcatcttcttcgtaTGGTTCAAACAATATCCTTGATGAGTTGCTATTGCCAGATTTTGAGTGGCCTATCAACAATGTCGACATTGGCTTGTGGGATGATGACTTGAGTAGTTGGGATTTGCTAATCAGTGATGTGGACAGTGGCAGGAAGCAAGCAACCATGTTTGATCCTTTTCTCAATCAGTGCCCAAGAACGGTTTTGGATCAAGATTATTGGACATATGGGCTCATGTGA
- the LOC133698560 gene encoding ADP-ribosylation factor-like protein 8c, whose amino-acid sequence MGLLDSLLNWLRSLFFKQEMELSLVGLQNAGKTSLVNSIATGGYSEDMIPTVGFNMRKVTKGNVTIKLWDLGGQRRFRTMWERYCRGVTAILYVVDAADRDSVPISRSELHDLLTKPSLSGIPLLVVGNKIDKSEALSKQALVDQLGLESIADREVCCYMISCKDSINIGMVIDWLIKHSKTANSSVV is encoded by the exons ATGGGTCTCTTGGATTCCCTTCTAAACTGGCTCAGGAG CTTATTCTTTAAACAAGAAATGGAGCTATCCCTTGTAGGCCTTCAGAATGCTGGAAAGACATCTCTTGTTAATTCCATTGCT ACAGGTGGCTACAGTGAGGACATGATTCCAACT GTTGGATTCAACATGCGAAAAGTTACAAAAGGCAATGTAACGATAAAGCTTTGGGACCTCGGAGGGCAGCGGAGGTTTCGTACAATGTGGGAGCGTTATTGTCGTGGGGTCACTGCAATTCT GTATGTAGTTGATGCAGCTGATAGAGACAGCGTTCCCATTTCAAGAAGTGAGTTACATGACCTTCTAACAAAACCTTCTTTAAGTGGAATCCCTTTGCTTGTTGTTGGCAACAAAATTGACAAGTCAGAAGCTCTGTCCAAGCAAGCTTTGGTGGATCAGCT CGGTCTTGAATCAATCGCAGATAGAGAGGTTTGCTGCTATATGATCTCATGCAAGGACTCCATAAACATAGGCATGGTCATCGACTGGCTTATCAAGCACTCAAAAACAGCAAATTCATCAGTAGTTTGA
- the LOC133699241 gene encoding probable inactive receptor kinase RLK902, producing the protein MKPRPTLIVSIAFFVFFSLNSLSTVESDLASEKAALVTLRDAVGGRSLLWNLSENPCQWVGVFCDQKNSTVVELRLPAMGFSGRLPVALGNLTSLQTLSLRFNALSGRIPADIGDIISLRNLYLQGNFFSGEIPEFLFKLQNLVRLNLANNNFSGVISPSFNNLTRLDTLYLEGNQLTGSIPDLNLPLDQFNVSFNNLTGRIPQKLSNKPASAFQGTLLCGGPLVSCNGTSNGGDKLSGGAIAGIVIGCVIGFLLILLILIFLCRRKRDKKEVGSKDVEQPREREVEIPGEKAAGGSGNVSAGQTGAVVKSEAKSSGTKNLVFFGNAVRAFDLEDLLKASAEVLGKGTFGTAYKATLDVGLVVAVKRLKEVTVPEKEFREKIERVGNMNHENLVPLRAYYYSRDEKLLVHDYMPMGSLSALLHGNKGSGRTPLNWETRSGIALGAARGIAYIHSQGPANSHGNIKSSNILLTTSFEARVSDFGLAHLAGPTPTPNRIDGYRAPEVTDARKVSQKADVYSFGILLLELLTGKAPTHTQLNDEGVDLPRWVQSVVREEWSAEVFDPELLRYQTVEEDMVQLLQLASDCTAQYPDNRPSMSEVRSRMEDLCRSSSQEHDIIDDKSS; encoded by the exons ATGAAGCCAAGACCAACACTTATAGTTTCAATAgctttctttgtgtttttctcATTGAATTCGTTATCTACCGTGGAGTCAGATCTAGCTTCTGAGAAGGCAGCTTTGGTAACTCTACGTGATGCAGTTGGAGGCAGATCACTTTTGTGGAACCTGTCAGAGAATCCATGTCAATGGGTGGGAGTGTTTTGTGACCAAAAGAACAGTACGGTTGTTGAGTTAAGGTTACCGGCCATGGGATTTTCAGGGCGGCTGCCTGTTGCACTTGGAAATTTAACAAGTTTGCAAACACTGTCTTTGAGGTTCAATGCACTTTCAGGGCGAATTCCAGCTGATATAGGCGATATTATTTCTCTACGTAATCTTTATTTGCAAGGGAACTTCTTTTCTGGGGAGATTCCTGAATTCTTGTTCAAGTTACAGAACTTGGTAAGGTTAAACTTGGCTAATAATAACTTCTCTGGTGTGATCTCTCCAAGTTTTAATAACTTGACTAGGTTGGATACTTTGTATTTGGAGGGGAATCAGCTTACTGGTTCCATTCCTGACTTGAATTTGCCACTTGATCAATTCAATGTTTCTTTTAACAATTTGACTGGTCGTATTCCTCAGAAGTTGTCTAATAAGCCTGCAAGTGCTTTTCAAGGGACCTTGCTTTGTGGGGGACCTTTGGTTTCTTGCAATGGTACTTCAAATGGTGGTGATAAGTTGTCTGGTGGAGCAATTGCTGGGATTGTTATTGGATGTGTAATtggatttttgttaattttattgatctTGATCTTCTTGTGTCGACGAAAGAGAGACAAAAAAGAAGTAGGGTCTAAAGATGTTGAGCAGCCAAGGGAAAGAGAAGTTGAGATCCCCGGTGAGAAGGCGGCAGGGGGGAGTGGTAATGTGAGTGCAGGGCAAACTGGGGCGGTAGTGAAAAGTGAAGCTAAGAGTAGTGGGACTAAGAATTTGGTGTTCTTTGGGAACGCGGTGAGGGCATTTGATTTGGAGGACTTGTTGAAAGCTTCCGCAGAGGTTTTGGGGAAGGGAACGTTTGGTACTGCCTATAAGGCCACTTTGGATGTGGGGTTGGTGGTGGCTGTGAAGAGGCTGAAGGAAGTAACGGTACCGGAGAAGGAATTTAGAGAGAAGATTGAACGGGTTGGAAATATGAATCATGAGAATTTGGTTCCATTGAGGGCTTATTATTACAGCCGGGATGAAAAGCTTCTTGTTCATGATTACATGCCCATGGGAAGCTTATCTGCCCTTTTGCATG GAAATAAAGGTTCTGGCAGGACTCCATTGAATTGGGAGACAAGGTCTGGCATTGCTCTTGGAGCTGCCAGAGGGATTGCATACATCCACTCTCAGGGCCCTGCAAACTCTCATGGAAACATCAAGTCATCAAATATCCTCCTCACCACTTCGTTTGAAGCCCGTGTCTCTGACTTCGGCCTTGCACACCTAGCAGGTCCTACCCCCACTCCCAACCGCATCGATGGCTATCGTGCACCAGAAGTGACGGATGCTCGTAAAGTATCCCAAAAAGCTGATGTCTACAGTTTTGGTATATTGCTGTTGGAATTGCTCACAGGAAAGGCTCCAACACATACGCAATTGAATGATGAGGGTGTAGACCTTCCAAGATGGGTCCAATCTGTTGTCAGAGAAGAATGGTCTGCTGAGGTGTTTGATCCTGAGCTTCTTCGATACCAGACTGTAGAGGAGGATATGGTTCAGCTCCTACAGCTTGCAAGCGATTGCACTGCTCAATATCCTGATAACCGCCCTTCAATGTCCGAGGTGAGAAGCCGAATGGAGGACCTTTGTCGTTCTAGCTCACAAGAACATGACATTATCGATGACAAGTCCTCTTAA